The DNA window ATTACTGTAACCCATGAAATTAAAAATTCCATCTGTGCTAAAGAGAGGACTTATATCGGCTTTTTCATCTAGAGGATAGGAAAGTAAAAAGATATCAAAGTCAAGTTTCATTAATCTAGATATGAACGTAAAAGGATCAAGGGGTAAAGGATTGACTTTTATAACTTCGGTTTTTTCGAGGTCGATTTTTATTTTTTCTGCTATTTTTTCGTATACTCTTTGAGTATTGTCATAAATTATACTTAACTCAAGAGGTTTTCTTCGTGTGAATCCTATTTGATTCAAAGTAGAGACTAATTCATCTATACTAGCTCCTTTTAATTCTATCAAGTTACTGTCATAAGCCCAAATTGATGGTGGTATTATTGATCTAGCTTTTGTGCCGTATCCTTTAAAAACATCGTTAATTACATCGTCAACGTTTATAAAACCTGAAATTTTAGATCTTAAGTCAATATTATCAAAGGGTTTTCTCTTTAAATTCCATCCGACAAAGATTACTCTATTTGACTCATAGTTTTTTACTTTACCATTTCCATAATCTCTTAATCCGTCTAATATTACTTCTGGTATAAGTGAAAAGCCAACATCGACAATATCCATTTTTAAAGCTTCTGCTACCTCAAAGGGTGAAGGATAAATCTTAAAGACTATCCTATCTAAGTAACCAGTTTTTTCGAAGAACTCATCGAATTTTTCGAGTATTAGAAAATCACCTCTTTTATATTCGGCGACCCTATAAGGACCATTTCCAATAGGTTTAAATAAGAATTCAGAATTTCTTATATTATCTACATCCTTGAGTATGTGTTCTGGTAATGGATATATTTCGCAATCAATAAGCTGAGAGGAGTAAGTATTTGTAAACTCTATTTTTAAAATATAATCGGACAATTTTTCAACATTTTTAACAAATTTAAAGTTTGCTCTCAAAAGGGAAGTTGAACCTGGTGAAGTTATAACTTTATATGAAAATACGAAATCTCCTGCAGTAACTGGCTTACCATCATGCCATTTGGCATCTTTTCTTAAATAGAAGGTTATAGTCTTTAAGTCCTCAGAAAACTCCCATTCACTAGCAATCCCCGGATAGACTTTATTTTTTTCTACTCTTATTAACGGACAAAAAATTAAATCAAATATAGAATTATCTTGTCTTGGAGATGGGAAAATTGGGACTAAAGACTCAAAATCTTGCACAATTCCTATAGCTAAAATTCCTCCCTTTTCAGGATTTTTTGGAACTTCCCTTCCTACTCTAACACAGAAATTCATGTAAAAGATTAAAAATGCCAAGAAGGTCAACTTTAACATATCTAACCTCCTTTTTATTATTTTAAAGTAAAAAAATTGTAATTTGTAAAATTTAAGGGATCTAAAGGGAAACCCTTATTCCAAATCTCAAAGTGTAGATGTGGCCCTGTACTTTTTCCTGTACTTCCAACTTTACCTATAATCTCTCCTTTTTTTACCCATTCTCCCTTTCTAACTACTATTTCTTTTAAATGGCCGTAAAATGTTTTCATACCGTTTTTATGATCAATCCAGAGATAAAGCCCAAAATCTTTATCAATACCTTTTTCTATAACGATACCTTCAAGTGGAGATTTAACCGGTGTACCAAGAGGAGCTACTATATCAATCCCCGGATGAATGGGAGAAAATAAATTACTTATCAGTCCCTTGACCGGAGGTTCAAAATATAAAGTTAAATCTTTGAATTCTTCCTTTTTACTTAGATTATGCACAAGTGTATCTCTTATCTTTGAAACATCTTTTAAAACTTTTTCTGGTCTTAAGAGATTTTCTAACTGATTAGAAAAGGCAATAAACTTTTTAAGTTTTTCTTCAATTTCTGCTATTTTCTTCTCACGAATTTTTGCTTTTTGTAGTTCATACTCAAGTAACTTCATCTTAGTAAAATTACTAAACATCCAAATTGAAAAAAGTAGTGAAATAAACTGAAAAGAAATAATAAAAATTATAAATCCCTTCAA is part of the Candidatus Hydrothermales bacterium genome and encodes:
- a CDS encoding TonB family protein; this translates as MLKLTFLAFLIFYMNFCVRVGREVPKNPEKGGILAIGIVQDFESLVPIFPSPRQDNSIFDLIFCPLIRVEKNKVYPGIASEWEFSEDLKTITFYLRKDAKWHDGKPVTAGDFVFSYKVITSPGSTSLLRANFKFVKNVEKLSDYILKIEFTNTYSSQLIDCEIYPLPEHILKDVDNIRNSEFLFKPIGNGPYRVAEYKRGDFLILEKFDEFFEKTGYLDRIVFKIYPSPFEVAEALKMDIVDVGFSLIPEVILDGLRDYGNGKVKNYESNRVIFVGWNLKRKPFDNIDLRSKISGFINVDDVINDVFKGYGTKARSIIPPSIWAYDSNLIELKGASIDELVSTLNQIGFTRRKPLELSIIYDNTQRVYEKIAEKIKIDLEKTEVIKVNPLPLDPFTFISRLMKLDFDIFLLSYPLDEKADISPLFSTDGIFNFMGYSNKKVDSLLNLSMRTLNRKNAKKMLNIVQKILLDDLPITPLVVPQEIFAFSNRVKNIDNFTPELVVSNLDLVWIPSQERVERVSFEIVKEKVEVEIKEEVVPKEQIPERTEKVVATTTPEKPQEPKPQVVPRPEVTAEEILQARIVEEAIKKEEPPISEKPVEGKPVSPPQEIEKPIETPPPQQAIPTVLPVVKYEVKPTYPEIAKKLGARGSVFLRVLVDENGKVKDVKILKSSGYDFLDNSAVEAAKGYIFEPAKDQFGNPIAVWVPLTIRF
- a CDS encoding M23 family metallopeptidase, which gives rise to MRKRGKGLFLKFIPEGSSKVRDIYLSPLMLKILKGFIIFIISFQFISLLFSIWMFSNFTKMKLLEYELQKAKIREKKIAEIEEKLKKFIAFSNQLENLLRPEKVLKDVSKIRDTLVHNLSKKEEFKDLTLYFEPPVKGLISNLFSPIHPGIDIVAPLGTPVKSPLEGIVIEKGIDKDFGLYLWIDHKNGMKTFYGHLKEIVVRKGEWVKKGEIIGKVGSTGKSTGPHLHFEIWNKGFPLDPLNFTNYNFFTLK